One segment of Belonocnema kinseyi isolate 2016_QV_RU_SX_M_011 chromosome 7, B_treatae_v1, whole genome shotgun sequence DNA contains the following:
- the LOC117176765 gene encoding E3 ubiquitin-protein ligase TRAIP-like: protein MNIVYAVCIELLQPSAVICNTQCGHIFHLECLTRWLQSKQTCPQCRRNVTANKINRVYLTFVNNGGVEEEIEILRSSVEGLEQELALKQKDLDCQNLTANMLYYIQVRCLRKENTKLKKERLSLKSTIFSQKKQEQLIFNDMEKLRKNLELYSNVKYLVNCAIDDLKEIVSETESRETLITYIKVMKLRTLELQQSIISVSHERDLLS from the exons aTGAATATCGTTTATGCAGTCTGCATAGAATTGCTGCAGCCATCGGCAGTTATTTGCAATACACAATGTGGACACATATTTCATTTGGAATGTTTGACTCGTTGGCTGCAAAG caaacaAACATGTCCGCAATGTCGAAGAAATGTTACTGCAAACAAAATAAACAGGGTTTATTTAACTTTTGTGAATAACGGTGGAGTCGAAGAAGAGATTGAAATATTGAGAAGCAGCGTGGAAGGTTTGGAGCAGGAATTGGCCCTAAAACAAAAGGACCTGGATTGTCAGAACTTAACAGCAAATATGTTATATTATATACAAGTTCGGTGTCTTCGTAAAGAAAACACAAAATTGAAGAAAGAAAGATTATCGTTAAAGAGTactattttttcacagaaaaagcaagaacaattaatatttaatgatatggaaaaattgagaaaaaacctTGAATTATACAGCAA TGTAAAATATTTGGTGAATTGTGCTATAGATGATTTGAAGGAAATCGTGAGTGAGACAGAATCTCGTGAAACTTTAATTACTTATATCAAGGTTATGAAACTGAGGACGCTAGAATTACAACAATCCATTATTTCGGTATCTCACGAGCGAGACTTATTGTCTTAA